One part of the Nostoc sp. PCC 7120 = FACHB-418 genome encodes these proteins:
- a CDS encoding cation:proton antiporter: MNITELIKISIILLLVATGVALLSRRLRVPYVTGLVLAGLPITELLSRPIGLDPALVLNLFLPILIFEAGINTDISRLRSTFKPIALLAGPGAILSSAIIAILLKFGLGLNWIPAFLVGVILANTDTVSMIAVFKEIPVPSRLSTIVEGETLFNDAAALVSFNLILQVYSTGSLTLIEGIQQLLFISVGGCLVGLVLGYLSIPVFNRLDDPLSSLLLTVAVALGTFQVGQFLGVSGAVAVVVAGLIFGNFGLSGNTSASSRITLLSFWEYASFTANTFIFLLIGVEINLVTLWQTLPAILLAVLAYQVGRVLTIYPLLAGVRWFDRPIPLRWQHLLFLGNIKGSLSMALALSLPTTLPGRESLIAIVFGCVLVSLVGQGLSLPFLVKRLKLSKFSHSQQQVEELQAQLITAKAAQDELDALLKTGVLPKAVYEEMRSAYQVQVAGAEKALREFYNRRPDEFDHKSGAFSKLDAIRRRLLLAEKGALTEAMRKRILSQDIGQNRIQTINEKLLQLDDD; the protein is encoded by the coding sequence GTGAATATTACCGAATTAATCAAGATTTCTATTATTCTCTTACTCGTTGCCACAGGTGTAGCGTTGCTATCCCGGCGATTGCGAGTTCCTTATGTCACAGGATTAGTATTAGCAGGTTTGCCTATAACTGAACTCTTGTCTCGTCCCATTGGTTTAGACCCGGCGCTGGTTTTAAATCTTTTCCTGCCTATTCTCATCTTTGAAGCCGGTATCAATACAGATATCAGCCGCTTACGTAGTACATTCAAACCAATTGCCCTGCTGGCAGGGCCAGGGGCTATACTTTCCAGTGCTATTATCGCCATCTTGTTAAAATTTGGGCTGGGATTGAATTGGATACCGGCTTTCCTTGTAGGAGTAATTCTGGCAAACACAGATACAGTTTCCATGATTGCCGTATTTAAGGAAATACCAGTACCTTCCCGCCTTTCTACCATTGTTGAAGGAGAAACTTTATTTAACGATGCTGCGGCCTTAGTTTCCTTTAATCTAATTTTGCAAGTATATTCGACTGGTTCGCTCACGTTAATAGAGGGAATCCAACAACTGCTATTTATTTCCGTGGGTGGCTGCCTTGTTGGCTTAGTCTTAGGCTACTTGAGCATACCTGTATTTAACCGTTTAGATGATCCCCTGAGCAGTCTACTGCTGACTGTGGCAGTTGCCTTAGGAACTTTTCAGGTTGGACAATTTTTAGGCGTATCCGGCGCTGTAGCTGTAGTTGTTGCTGGGTTAATTTTTGGAAATTTTGGGCTGTCTGGCAATACTTCTGCTTCCAGTCGCATTACCTTATTGAGTTTTTGGGAATATGCCAGTTTTACTGCTAACACCTTTATTTTTCTGCTGATTGGTGTAGAAATCAACCTAGTAACTCTCTGGCAAACTTTGCCTGCAATTCTACTGGCAGTTTTGGCTTATCAAGTCGGGCGAGTTTTGACAATCTATCCTTTGCTAGCAGGGGTTCGCTGGTTTGACAGGCCGATTCCACTACGCTGGCAACACTTACTGTTTTTAGGCAACATTAAAGGTTCACTCTCAATGGCTTTGGCGTTAAGTTTACCTACCACACTGCCAGGACGCGAAAGTCTGATTGCTATAGTCTTCGGCTGTGTTCTAGTGTCGTTGGTGGGACAGGGGTTAAGCTTGCCATTCTTAGTAAAACGTTTAAAATTATCCAAATTTTCACACTCACAGCAACAGGTTGAAGAATTACAAGCCCAACTAATCACAGCCAAAGCCGCACAAGACGAATTAGATGCCCTCTTGAAAACGGGAGTGTTACCAAAAGCTGTATATGAGGAAATGCGTTCAGCTTACCAAGTACAAGTAGCAGGCGCAGAAAAAGCTTTACGAGAGTTCTATAATCGCCGCCCAGATGAGTTTGATCATAAAAGTGGCGCATTTAGCAAACTTGACGCTATCCGCCGTCGTTTACTACTAGCAGAAAAAGGCGCGCTCACAGAAGCAATGCGTAAACGCATTCTCTCCCAAGATATTGGGCAGAATCGGATACAAACGATTAATGAAAAGTTGCTGCAACTGGACGATGATTAA
- a CDS encoding site-2 protease family protein translates to MFASSETSILGIILLVAFTILGWGFYRARPFGKLGILAWLQSVVLMAPWLLFFGLFAAGIYINIVGILFLVVGSAGLYIYLGRQLRSLGQDAILKQRATERLAAESLPAPENMSQPVGVVVEIMPIPEEDLNVIKGIFGIDTFFATETIAYQEGAIFKGNLRGEPQAVHTRLSKSLQDKLGEKYRLFLVENTDTKPVVIVLPSTNDPRPTTLPQKVFAAILAIATIGTSLETAGLLLNFDLFSTPARLQEALPIGVGIFVILVAHEIGHWLVARRHQVRLSWPFFLPAVQIGSFGAITRFESLLPNRSVLFDIAVAGPIAGGTVSLLMLIVGLLLSHQGSLFQLPNQFFQGSILVGSLARVVLGSALQSPLVNVHPLVIIGWLGLVITALNLMPAGSLDGGRIIQAIYGRKTAGRATFATLIVLALVSLGNALAMYWAIVILFLQRDLERPNLNEISEPDDARAALCLLVLFLMITTLLPLTPALAGRLGIGG, encoded by the coding sequence ATGTTTGCTTCCTCAGAGACTTCTATACTGGGAATAATTTTACTTGTAGCTTTCACCATTTTGGGTTGGGGCTTTTACCGCGCCAGACCTTTTGGTAAACTGGGAATCTTAGCCTGGTTGCAGTCGGTGGTATTAATGGCTCCCTGGCTGTTGTTTTTTGGTTTGTTTGCTGCCGGGATTTATATCAACATCGTCGGCATATTGTTCTTGGTCGTAGGTTCTGCTGGATTGTACATCTACTTGGGTAGACAGTTGCGATCGCTTGGACAAGATGCCATCCTTAAGCAACGGGCAACGGAAAGGCTGGCGGCTGAATCTTTACCAGCGCCAGAAAATATGTCTCAGCCAGTGGGAGTGGTTGTGGAAATCATGCCAATCCCCGAAGAAGACTTAAATGTGATTAAAGGCATTTTCGGGATTGATACCTTTTTTGCCACAGAAACGATCGCCTACCAAGAAGGTGCTATCTTCAAAGGTAATCTGCGCGGCGAACCCCAAGCGGTTCATACTCGTCTGAGTAAGAGTTTGCAAGACAAGTTAGGTGAGAAGTATCGCCTATTTTTAGTAGAAAACACAGACACTAAACCTGTGGTGATTGTGCTACCCAGCACTAATGATCCACGTCCGACAACACTACCACAAAAAGTATTTGCCGCTATCTTGGCTATAGCAACTATCGGCACTAGCTTAGAAACTGCCGGATTACTCTTGAATTTTGATTTATTTTCCACCCCAGCCAGATTGCAAGAGGCTTTACCCATAGGGGTTGGGATCTTTGTTATTTTAGTGGCTCATGAAATTGGGCATTGGTTAGTTGCTCGCCGTCATCAAGTCCGCCTCAGCTGGCCTTTCTTTTTACCTGCTGTACAAATCGGTTCTTTTGGGGCAATTACCCGCTTCGAGTCTTTGTTACCCAATCGCTCAGTATTATTCGATATTGCGGTGGCTGGGCCAATAGCTGGCGGAACGGTTTCTTTGCTAATGCTGATTGTTGGTTTGCTGCTATCCCACCAAGGCAGTTTATTTCAGTTACCCAACCAGTTTTTTCAAGGATCAATTTTGGTGGGTAGCCTAGCACGGGTTGTCCTGGGTTCGGCGTTGCAATCACCTTTAGTCAACGTCCACCCCTTGGTAATTATTGGTTGGCTAGGGTTAGTCATCACCGCTTTGAACTTAATGCCAGCCGGTTCCTTAGATGGTGGTCGGATTATTCAGGCAATTTACGGACGTAAGACCGCAGGTAGAGCAACATTTGCTACTTTGATTGTGTTGGCGTTGGTTTCTCTGGGTAATGCACTGGCGATGTATTGGGCGATCGTGATTTTATTCTTACAACGGGATTTGGAACGTCCCAACTTGAATGAAATTAGCGAACCCGATGATGCTAGGGCGGCTTTATGCTTGCTTGTTTTATTCTTGATGATTACTACCCTTTTACCTCTAACTCCTGCTTTGGCTGGGCGTTTGGGGATTGGTGGCTAG
- a CDS encoding FeoA family protein — MNALSTVKVGQPQTVVSLRTQDQAVLQKLMAFGILPGSKLVLEQRFPSYIIMVGRTRTALDRETAQCIFVESRN, encoded by the coding sequence ATGAACGCCTTATCAACAGTTAAAGTCGGTCAACCACAAACGGTAGTAAGTTTACGAACTCAAGATCAGGCCGTACTACAAAAGCTGATGGCATTCGGGATTTTACCAGGGAGCAAGTTGGTGCTAGAGCAACGCTTTCCATCCTATATCATCATGGTTGGCAGAACCCGCACCGCCTTGGATCGAGAAACAGCACAATGTATTTTTGTGGAATCTCGCAATTGA
- a CDS encoding glycoside hydrolase family 10 protein gives MKVFAKWCSESLLPNMAAIRKQIFFALMMALSVVATVMLSFPLNAQITPSAALASELRGVWLTNIDSDVLFERDRLKTSLQKLDKLNFNTVYPAVWNWGYTLYPSKVAAKVIGRAIDPTPGLQGRDMLKEIVTEGHKQGLTVIPWFEFGFMAPADSLLAKNRPQWLTSRSNGSRIVKEGIHDRVWLNPFRPDVQQFIQDLIVEIVRNYDIDGIQFDDHFGLPSELGYDAYTVALYKKEHRGQAPSKNPRDPEWLRWRASKITNFMQRIFKAIKATKKDCLVSVAPNPQRFSYDYFLADWQKWERMGLIEELVLQIYRDDLNVFVQELEYPEVKAAKAHIPVSIGILSGLKNRSVPIQQIQTQVQKVRDRNFAGVSFFFYETLWNLSQEASAKRQAGFQQIFTQPAKYPNLITGWKP, from the coding sequence ATGAAAGTATTTGCGAAGTGGTGTAGTGAATCCTTATTACCGAATATGGCGGCAATTAGAAAGCAGATATTCTTTGCCTTAATGATGGCTTTGAGTGTTGTGGCTACGGTAATGCTATCGTTTCCCTTAAATGCTCAAATTACTCCTAGTGCTGCACTAGCATCTGAATTGAGAGGGGTATGGTTAACCAATATTGATAGTGATGTATTATTTGAACGCGATCGCCTCAAAACATCTTTACAAAAGTTAGATAAACTCAACTTCAACACCGTCTATCCAGCAGTATGGAACTGGGGATATACACTTTACCCCAGCAAAGTTGCAGCCAAAGTTATTGGACGGGCGATCGACCCCACCCCAGGATTACAAGGGCGAGATATGCTCAAAGAAATAGTCACTGAGGGACATAAACAAGGATTAACCGTAATTCCCTGGTTTGAATTCGGGTTCATGGCTCCAGCCGATTCTCTCCTCGCCAAAAACCGTCCCCAATGGTTAACCAGTCGTAGCAATGGTAGTCGTATAGTCAAGGAAGGCATACACGATCGCGTGTGGTTAAATCCCTTTCGCCCAGATGTCCAACAATTTATCCAAGATTTAATCGTGGAAATTGTAAGAAACTACGACATCGATGGTATTCAATTTGACGATCATTTCGGCTTACCTTCAGAATTAGGCTACGATGCCTACACAGTAGCTTTATACAAGAAAGAACACCGTGGTCAAGCTCCTTCTAAGAACCCCCGTGATCCGGAATGGTTACGCTGGAGAGCTAGTAAAATTACCAACTTCATGCAAAGAATATTTAAAGCAATTAAAGCCACTAAAAAAGATTGCTTGGTTTCCGTTGCACCTAATCCTCAGCGTTTCTCCTATGATTACTTTCTCGCAGATTGGCAGAAGTGGGAAAGGATGGGACTAATTGAAGAACTGGTCTTGCAAATTTACCGAGATGATTTAAACGTCTTTGTTCAAGAATTAGAATATCCAGAAGTCAAAGCAGCCAAAGCACATATCCCTGTGAGTATTGGTATTTTATCCGGGTTGAAAAATCGCTCTGTACCCATACAGCAGATTCAAACCCAAGTACAAAAAGTACGCGATCGCAACTTTGCCGGCGTTTCTTTCTTCTTCTACGAAACTCTCTGGAACTTAAGCCAGGAAGCATCTGCAAAACGTCAGGCTGGCTTCCAACAAATATTCACCCAACCAGCCAAATATCCCAATCTGATTACAGGTTGGAAACCATAG
- a CDS encoding FeoB small GTPase domain-containing protein: MDCHKCKSQGKSCKKRSPKSLFFPKNQQPFTQDVSHNPQIALVGMPNVGKSVLFNTLTGIYVTVSNYPGTTVEVSRGLAQIGEQSITVIDTPGMYSLLPISEEEKVARDLLLLEPVAAVVHVVDAKNLGRMLPLTFQLIEAGLPILLAVNMMDEAHRWGLDLQPDLLEMELGIPVVCMAAALNQGIDELRHRIASLLPVQVAMIPA, from the coding sequence ATGGATTGTCACAAATGTAAATCTCAGGGTAAATCTTGTAAAAAGCGATCGCCTAAATCGTTATTTTTTCCCAAAAATCAGCAACCATTTACTCAGGACGTTTCCCACAATCCCCAAATTGCTTTGGTAGGAATGCCCAATGTTGGTAAGAGTGTGTTGTTCAATACACTGACGGGAATTTATGTCACAGTCTCTAATTACCCTGGCACAACTGTAGAAGTAAGTCGTGGGCTGGCGCAGATTGGGGAACAAAGCATCACAGTCATTGATACACCAGGAATGTATTCACTACTACCCATTAGTGAAGAAGAAAAAGTTGCCAGAGATTTATTGCTTCTAGAACCTGTAGCGGCTGTGGTTCATGTGGTAGATGCGAAGAACTTGGGAAGAATGCTGCCTTTGACTTTTCAATTGATAGAAGCTGGTCTGCCGATTTTACTCGCCGTCAACATGATGGATGAAGCCCATCGTTGGGGGTTGGATTTACAACCAGACTTACTGGAGATGGAATTAGGGATTCCAGTAGTTTGTATGGCGGCTGCTTTGAACCAAGGTATAGATGAATTGCGACACAGGATAGCCTCACTCCTCCCAGTTCAGGTTGCCATGATACCAGCGTAA
- a CDS encoding Rpn family recombination-promoting nuclease/putative transposase, protein MRRDSIFYKLFQQSPSLLFELLTNPPINAESYRFDSVAVKEPKFEIDGVFLPPDSENPGVVYFCEVQFQKDEQLYERVFAESTLYFYHNRARFSDWQAVIIYPSRYTEQSDVYPHRALLNSNQVHRVYLDELGDIRSLPLWLALMVLTTIDEEQAPLEARYLLTRSQQQASQPSNRAIIEMITTIMVYKFEKLSKTEVEEMLGITLKETRVYREIKEEGREEGREEGREEGRQQEAVNLVIRLLNKRFGEISQEMRSHISTLPLPILEDLSEALLDFTSLADLQTWLEAL, encoded by the coding sequence ATGCGCCGAGACTCTATATTTTATAAACTATTCCAACAATCTCCCAGTTTACTATTTGAACTATTGACAAATCCTCCTATAAATGCGGAGTCTTATCGATTTGATTCGGTAGCTGTTAAAGAACCAAAATTTGAAATCGATGGGGTATTTTTACCACCAGACAGCGAAAATCCTGGTGTTGTGTATTTCTGTGAGGTGCAGTTCCAAAAAGATGAACAGCTTTATGAAAGAGTATTTGCAGAATCCACGTTATACTTCTACCACAACCGTGCTAGATTTAGCGATTGGCAAGCGGTAATCATTTATCCATCGCGCTATACCGAACAAAGCGATGTTTATCCCCATCGTGCATTACTGAACAGCAACCAAGTTCATCGAGTGTATTTAGATGAATTGGGTGATATTCGCTCTTTGCCCTTATGGTTAGCATTGATGGTTTTAACTACGATAGATGAAGAACAAGCACCCTTGGAAGCTAGATATTTATTAACAAGGAGTCAACAGCAAGCATCTCAACCATCAAACCGCGCCATAATAGAGATGATCACAACGATAATGGTGTACAAGTTTGAAAAATTAAGTAAAACAGAGGTAGAAGAAATGTTGGGAATTACACTTAAAGAAACGAGAGTTTATAGAGAGATTAAAGAAGAAGGACGGGAAGAAGGACGGGAAGAAGGGCGTGAAGAAGGAAGACAGCAAGAGGCTGTGAATCTGGTTATTCGATTGCTAAATAAGCGGTTTGGAGAAATTTCTCAAGAAATGCGATCGCACATTTCCACTCTACCTCTACCGATTCTCGAAGATTTGAGCGAAGCTTTATTAGATTTTACAAGTTTGGCTGATTTACAAACTTGGTTAGAAGCCCTTTAA
- a CDS encoding methyltransferase domain-containing protein, whose amino-acid sequence MSWLFSTLVFFLTLLTAGIALYLITARRYQSSNSVANSYDQWTEDGILEFYWGEHIHLGHYGSPPQRKDFLVAKSDFVHEMVRWGGLDKLPPGTTLLDVGCGIGGSSRILARDYGFAVTGITISPQQVQRAQELTPQELNAQFLVDDAMALSFPDNSFDVVWSIEAGPHMPDKAIFAKELMRVLKPGGIMVLADWNQRDDRQKPLNFWEKPVMQQLLDQWSHPAFSSIEGFSELLAATGLVEGEVITADWTKQTLPSWLDSIWQGIVRPEGLVRFGLSGFIKSLREVPTLLLMRLAFGTGLCRFGMFRALRADTVRSSAEQTSAIKVAQK is encoded by the coding sequence ATGAGTTGGTTGTTTTCTACACTGGTATTTTTCTTAACGCTATTGACAGCAGGGATCGCGTTATATCTCATTACTGCTAGACGTTATCAATCATCTAACTCCGTAGCCAATTCCTACGACCAGTGGACTGAAGACGGTATTTTAGAGTTTTACTGGGGCGAACATATCCATTTAGGTCATTATGGTTCGCCACCTCAAAGAAAGGATTTTCTGGTGGCTAAATCTGATTTTGTCCATGAAATGGTGCGTTGGGGTGGTTTGGATAAACTACCCCCTGGTACTACCTTGTTAGATGTTGGTTGTGGAATTGGGGGTAGTAGTCGCATTTTGGCACGGGATTATGGATTTGCCGTTACAGGTATCACCATCAGCCCCCAACAAGTCCAACGCGCTCAAGAGTTAACACCACAGGAACTGAATGCACAGTTTTTGGTGGATGATGCAATGGCGCTTTCCTTCCCAGATAATAGTTTTGATGTAGTTTGGTCAATTGAAGCTGGCCCACATATGCCAGATAAAGCCATTTTTGCCAAAGAATTGATGCGGGTACTAAAGCCTGGTGGAATCATGGTTTTAGCCGACTGGAATCAGCGAGACGATCGCCAAAAACCCCTCAATTTTTGGGAGAAACCAGTAATGCAGCAACTACTAGATCAGTGGTCTCATCCAGCTTTTTCCAGCATCGAAGGCTTTTCTGAGCTTTTGGCAGCGACGGGATTAGTAGAAGGGGAGGTAATCACCGCAGACTGGACGAAACAAACACTCCCCTCTTGGCTTGATTCTATCTGGCAAGGAATAGTTAGACCAGAAGGATTAGTGCGTTTTGGTCTATCTGGTTTCATTAAATCTCTGCGAGAAGTGCCTACCCTACTACTGATGAGGCTGGCATTCGGTACAGGACTCTGTAGATTTGGGATGTTCCGCGCTTTACGAGCTGACACTGTAAGATCATCAGCAGAACAGACATCTGCGATCAAGGTTGCTCAAAAGTAA
- a CDS encoding DUF3124 domain-containing protein: MKFCRHFCLAIILMLLVSCESTKTTLKPSTKNTLATPSRKVVTLDKNFQIAMGQTIYVPIYSHIYHYNRQEVFNLAATLSIRNTDLSNPIIVTSVRYYDSNGKLVKQYLERPIQLDALASTDFFIDKSDTSGGLGANFIVEWVAATEVSEPIVEAIMIGTDFQQGISFTSPGKVIKSQSKPVK; the protein is encoded by the coding sequence ATGAAGTTTTGCCGACATTTTTGTTTAGCGATCATATTAATGCTTCTTGTGTCTTGTGAATCAACCAAGACGACCCTAAAGCCTTCAACAAAAAATACTTTGGCAACCCCATCCCGAAAGGTGGTGACTCTAGATAAAAATTTTCAGATAGCAATGGGACAAACCATCTATGTTCCTATCTATTCCCATATTTATCATTACAATCGCCAGGAGGTTTTCAATTTAGCCGCTACACTCAGTATTCGCAACACAGACTTATCAAATCCAATCATTGTCACGTCTGTGCGTTACTATGACTCAAATGGAAAATTAGTTAAGCAATATTTAGAACGTCCGATTCAACTTGATGCCCTAGCTTCTACTGATTTTTTTATCGATAAAAGCGATACTAGTGGCGGTCTAGGCGCAAATTTTATTGTCGAGTGGGTAGCAGCAACAGAAGTCTCGGAACCGATAGTAGAAGCAATCATGATTGGTACTGACTTTCAGCAAGGAATTTCTTTTACTAGCCCTGGTAAGGTCATTAAAAGTCAAAGTAAACCTGTGAAATAA
- a CDS encoding ferrous iron transporter B, whose product MISQVIYPEPIEAAIAQLESWWQTLGNRYLFHNYSLSPRSLALLLLQKDPGLWQILQQDQEQCRHLEVLITVTQNQLHQPLGLAIANTRQSQARTIERAVLHEAREARSSITETIHKLTVNPITGFPILVVILYYGVYKFVGEFGAGELVDRIESFFESQINPLVNQVTAQIIPWRPIQDLIAHDYGIITLGIRYATAIVLPVVATYFLMFSLLEDSGYLPRLSLMLDRLFKSVGLSGRAVIPMVLGLGCDTMATIVTRTLETRRERLIATFLLSLAIPCAAQWGVIVGLLAQKPAALIFWGGFITAIFLVVGYLTARLLPGTSGRFYMEIPPLRLPKLRNVFTKTWVRMKWYFLEVLPLFIWASVLIWVGRLTGLFDVIIRAIEPLTLALGMPKQAAPIFLYGFFRRDYGAAGLFDLQQQGSLTGNQLVIAAIVLTLFLPCIAQLQMLIKERGTKTTLAIVLFIFPFAFLMGYVVNLGLILFGVNF is encoded by the coding sequence ATGATTAGCCAAGTTATCTATCCAGAACCAATTGAAGCAGCGATCGCTCAATTAGAATCGTGGTGGCAGACATTGGGGAATCGCTATTTATTTCATAATTACTCACTATCACCTCGTAGCCTGGCTTTATTACTGTTACAGAAAGACCCAGGATTATGGCAAATATTACAACAAGACCAAGAACAGTGTCGTCATCTGGAAGTTTTGATTACTGTTACCCAAAATCAACTTCATCAGCCTTTGGGACTAGCGATCGCCAATACTCGTCAAAGTCAGGCTCGGACAATAGAAAGAGCAGTTTTGCATGAAGCCAGAGAAGCGCGATCGTCAATTACAGAAACAATCCACAAACTCACAGTCAATCCTATTACTGGCTTCCCTATTCTTGTCGTTATTCTTTATTACGGAGTTTACAAATTTGTCGGTGAATTTGGTGCAGGGGAACTAGTGGATCGCATCGAAAGCTTTTTTGAATCACAAATTAACCCATTAGTCAACCAAGTCACGGCACAAATCATTCCCTGGCGACCAATTCAAGACTTGATTGCTCATGACTATGGCATTATCACCTTGGGAATCCGTTATGCTACAGCGATCGTTTTACCTGTAGTTGCCACTTACTTCTTGATGTTCTCGTTACTAGAAGATAGCGGCTATCTCCCACGTTTATCTTTGATGCTGGATCGCTTATTCAAATCCGTTGGTTTATCTGGTCGTGCGGTAATTCCGATGGTATTGGGCTTGGGGTGCGACACAATGGCAACAATAGTCACCCGCACCTTAGAAACCAGACGTGAACGATTAATTGCCACCTTTTTACTTTCCCTAGCCATACCTTGTGCAGCACAGTGGGGTGTAATTGTAGGACTACTGGCTCAAAAACCAGCCGCCTTAATATTTTGGGGAGGCTTTATCACCGCCATCTTCCTAGTAGTTGGGTATCTCACCGCCAGATTGTTACCTGGGACTTCCGGCAGGTTTTACATGGAAATTCCCCCTTTACGTTTGCCCAAATTACGGAATGTGTTCACCAAAACCTGGGTGCGGATGAAGTGGTATTTCTTAGAGGTATTACCCTTGTTTATCTGGGCATCTGTGTTGATTTGGGTGGGACGTTTAACCGGATTATTTGACGTAATTATTCGTGCAATTGAACCTCTCACCTTGGCTTTAGGAATGCCAAAACAAGCAGCGCCCATATTTCTCTATGGCTTCTTCCGTCGAGATTATGGTGCAGCCGGACTGTTTGATTTGCAGCAACAGGGAAGCTTGACAGGTAATCAATTAGTGATAGCTGCGATCGTTCTGACTTTATTTTTACCTTGTATTGCCCAATTGCAAATGCTGATTAAGGAACGGGGAACTAAAACTACTTTGGCAATAGTACTGTTTATTTTTCCCTTCGCCTTCCTCATGGGATATGTCGTCAACCTCGGCTTAATATTATTCGGAGTGAACTTTTAA
- a CDS encoding cysteine hydrolase family protein, whose protein sequence is MQPQSTAVILIGYQNDYFAADGILHNVIEESSRATKVLENTVELVGCLLQIPVLMIATPIFFTPNYQELVEPVGILKTIKEVGAFQADTKGSQMIDELLPFCSKILEVPGKRGFNAFMNTNLDMILHEKEITHVVIAGAVTSVCIDSTGRSAHEKGYQVVILSDCTSARTVFEQEFYHTHVFPLYADTINHTELLQRLTSTV, encoded by the coding sequence ATGCAACCCCAAAGTACTGCTGTGATCTTGATTGGTTATCAAAATGACTACTTTGCAGCCGATGGTATTCTACATAATGTCATTGAGGAATCCTCAAGAGCCACCAAAGTATTAGAAAACACGGTTGAGCTTGTAGGATGTTTGCTACAGATTCCAGTATTGATGATTGCCACACCGATTTTTTTTACGCCAAACTACCAGGAATTGGTTGAACCTGTTGGCATTCTTAAAACTATCAAAGAAGTTGGGGCTTTTCAAGCTGATACGAAGGGATCGCAGATGATTGATGAGTTGCTACCCTTTTGCAGCAAAATTCTCGAAGTTCCTGGAAAACGAGGATTTAATGCTTTCATGAATACTAACTTAGACATGATTCTCCATGAAAAAGAGATTACTCATGTAGTTATAGCTGGTGCAGTCACTTCGGTTTGTATCGATTCTACAGGTCGTTCTGCTCATGAAAAAGGTTACCAGGTGGTTATTTTGTCTGATTGCACTTCTGCTCGCACGGTGTTTGAGCAAGAATTCTACCACACTCATGTCTTCCCCTTATACGCCGATACAATTAACCACACCGAGCTACTTCAGCGTTTGACGAGTACAGTATAA